The following nucleotide sequence is from Leishmania mexicana MHOM/GT/2001/U1103 complete genome, chromosome 24.
ggaggttGGAAAAAAATTACCCGCCACTGAGAAACACGGACGTCCATTTCCTTGAGagcacaccagcacaccTCTGCACGCAGTCTTGGTTCAACTATTCCATGCACacatgtatatgtatatatatatatatacacatgcgtgtgtgtcacgCTACATGGAGATGTAGGAGGCTGGCATatctctccccttcctctgtCTCGGTGTCTGTCGACTCCCTCtgtcttccctctccctctcgttcTCCTGTGTTTCCTCtgtcgtgcgtgtgctgcgcgcgcatCCTCTCTACAGCTttcggtgtgtgcgcgtagCGGTTGttgtgcagccgcaccgtATTCGCCAgacagaaacacacacacacactatatatatatatataccgTACGCGTGGAGGGACGTgacagcccccctcccctcccctttttcttcgtctTCTGAGCGGCAGGAATGGACTCCAatccgccgccgaggcgcaAGACCGCCTTTAATGAGGAGTTCGATGTGATGCAGGCCATACAGGAGGACCGCATGGCCTACCACGCCAGCATCGCGTGCCACGAGCGGTGTGTGCACAACTACTTCTTCAATAACTTCTACTGGCGAGAGAAGACGTGTATGAAAAACTGCCTAGATAAGATCAACCAGGCGACCGTCATCACGAACATCAACTACGGCAAGTTCGAAGACGTCGAGTCGAAGAAGTGACGCTGGTGAACGATgaacggagagggagagaacgaGGCGAAGGGCGGTCGGCTCATCGTGCATCATtccatgtgcgcgtgcgcgtgtgtcccCGAAAGGTGCTGAAGGGCTTTGTCGCATTGCCCCGTGCTCCACTTCTTCCTCCACGCTGTTGTGTGTCTCTTGCTTCGCATTGGCATAGAAACGTGCCAAGAAGCACGCACGGCATCTGATCGCTGCCGTCCCATCTGCCTGGCGTGCGTCCGTCCGCAGGTGCTGATGAGCACATTCACCTCTCTGTTGGGTTGTGCGCGCGATGGGGTAtgccgacgaggcggcgaggaGCGTGACCCCCAgcaacgccgcagcgcccacGTCGTTCTCCCCATGTCTCCTAGGCCTCCCCGTCCCTCTCGCACACGCCTTTACGTCCACCCCacaccaccccaccccgtATCACTCGCCAACATAATGTTGCTTATCTCTGCCGCGATGCCTAAACGGGGTGCGATTAAAAAGGCAACAAACGGAAAAGGAAAATGTCTTGTGTGCTCAGCCCAACCGAGGCGTGTTGAGaggaggtgggagaggggcaagAGGAGAGTCCGGCTGCACCCCACCTGCTCCTCAAACTTATACGGGCCttcagggggagggaagtAGCCATGCGCCCGTGCGCTCGGTTTTGCGTGCGCAGCCATGCCTTTCTCTCCGTCCTAAACCCCTCATCGTGCTGTGTTTCAGAGCTGCCGACGCGCATACACGCGTCTATTGGCCGATGTACGGGGTGTCAGCAGACAAGCACCGTGGCGCTGGGGCCGTGATGTCATCCCTTGGCacttcctcccttctcccttcacggtcatctctctctctgccgatGTGGCGCGCACCATCTCCTCGCACGGATCACACCTTCAACGGT
It contains:
- a CDS encoding putative mitochondrial translocase subunit produces the protein MDSNPPPRRKTAFNEEFDVMQAIQEDRMAYHASIACHERCVHNYFFNNFYWREKTCMKNCLDKINQATVITNINYGKFEDVESKK